GCCGAATGGCGGGCACCGGCACCCGCGATCCGTGCCCACCCATGCGAAAGGCCCGGCGCCGCCCACAGCGCCGGGCCTTCTCGCGTCGGAGTCGAGTCGGCTTTCTCGGGGATGCTCGAGAAAGCCGATCCCGAACCGATCGGGCTTACTTCACCGCGCCCATCGACAGGCCGCGCACCAGCTGCTTCTGCGCGATCCAGCCCGCGAGCACCACCGGCAGCGAGGCCAGCGTGGCGGCCGCCGAGAGCTGCGCCCAGTACAGACCCTCACTGGTCATGAAGCCCACCAGGAAGACCGGCACGGTCGCCGCATTGGCCGCCGTCAGGTTCACCGCGAAGAAGAACTCGTTCCAGGAGAAGATCACGCAGATCAACGCCGTCGCCGCGATTCCCGGCGCCACCACGGGCAACAGCACCCTTCGCAGCGTCTGAGGCAGGGTCGCCCCGTCGACGTGGGCTGCCTCCAGGATCTCCGGCGGGACCTCCATCAGGAACGAGCGCATCATCCACACCGCGATCGGCAGATTCATCGCGGTGTAGAGGACGGTCAGCGTCCAGATGTTGTCGGCGATACCGAAGGTCTGCGTGGTGACGTACAGCGGCACGATCACCGCCGCCGCGGGCAGCATCTTGGTCGAGATGAAGAAGAACAGCACGTCGCTGGTCTTCTTCACCGGCCGGATCGACAGTGCGTACGCCGCCGGAACGGCCAGCACGATCACCAGCAGGGTCGACGCAGTGGTCGCCCACAGCGAGTTCAGCAGGTACGGCCCGACACCGCGTTCGAAGACCCCGGCGTACTGCTCCAGGGTCGGCACGAAGAACAGCGTCGGCGGCGACTGGAAGGCCTCGGCCTCGGTCTTGAAACCGGTCAGCACCATCCACAGCACGGGGAAGAAGAACGCCAACCCGAGAATCCAGGCCAGCGCGCTCAGTAAAACGCCCCGCACGGCCCGACCGGTCCGCTTCGGCGGCCCGGCAGGCTCGGTCTCGACTCGCCTGGCGTCGTCGACTGTGACGGTCATGCTTCCTCCCTGCCGAAGCTGCGGAAGATCACGCGCAGCGCCACGGTCGCCACGATGATCGTCCCGGCGACCACCACCACGCCCAGCGCGGCGGCCTGACCGACGTCGAAGCCGAGGAACGCCCGCTGGTACAGGTAGAACGGCAGGTTGGTGGTGTCGGTGCCCGGCCCGCCCTGCGTCATCAGGTAGATCGTGTCGAAGGTGTTGACCACATAGATCGAGCCGAGCAGCAGACCCAGCTCGATGTAGCGGCGCAGGTGCGGCAACGTGATCAGGGTGAAGGTCTGCCAGGCGCTCGCGCCGTCGGTGGCCGAGGCCTCCAACTGGTCCTTGGCCTGGCTCTGCAACCCGGCCAGCACCAGCAGCATCATGAACGGCGTCCACTGCCAGACCAGCGCCACGATGACCGAGGCCATCGGATACTGGCTGACCCACGCGACGCTGTCCACGCCGAACGGGCTCAGCACGAAGTTCAACAGCCCGAACAGCGGGTGGAAGATGGTGGTCTCCCACAGCAGTGCACCGGCCACCGGCATGATCAGAAACGGCGTGATCAGCAGGGTCCGCACGATGCCCCGGCCCTTGAACGGCCGGTCGAGCAGCATGGCCAGGCCGATGCCGATCACCATCGCGATGATCACGCAGCCTGCCGTGATCAGGATCGTGTTCAGCGCGGCGGTGCGGAAGGTGCTGTCGGTGAACACCGCCACGTAGTTCGCCAGACCGACGAACTCCTGCGAACCCGGGCGAACCAGGTTCCAGGACTGCAGCGAGTAGAAGATGGTCAGTAGGAAGGGCAGCTGCGTGACGATGATCGCGAAGATCAACGCAGGCAGCAGCGGCGCGCGTCGGATCCAGCCGCCCTTGCGCTTGGCGGCGGTCGCGGTGCGGGTGGACGGGGGAGTCGGTGGTCTGGCCTCGCTCGCTGGCGCGGCGTCGAGAGTGGTCATCTCGAAACGGCCCTCACTTCCGGTAGGTCTGGCCGACGGTCTCGGCGTAGCGCTGCGATTGCTCGAGCGCTTCGTCGACGGTCACCGATCCCGCGATGGCGGCCGAGATCTGCTGCCCCACCCGGGTGCCCAGGTCCTGGAACTCGGGGATGCGGAGGAACTGGATGCCCTCGTAGGGCACCGGGGCGACGCTGGGGTCGAGTTCGTTCGCACTGGCCAGCGCATCGAGCGTGGGTTCGGCGTAGGCCTGCGCCTCGGCCGCGTACTCGGGAATCTCGTAGGTCGACTCGCGGGCGCCCGGGGGGACCCTCGGCCAACCGAACTCCTCGCCGACCATCCGCTGGTAGTCCTTGTCG
This Actinoalloteichus hymeniacidonis DNA region includes the following protein-coding sequences:
- a CDS encoding carbohydrate ABC transporter permease: MTVTVDDARRVETEPAGPPKRTGRAVRGVLLSALAWILGLAFFFPVLWMVLTGFKTEAEAFQSPPTLFFVPTLEQYAGVFERGVGPYLLNSLWATTASTLLVIVLAVPAAYALSIRPVKKTSDVLFFFISTKMLPAAAVIVPLYVTTQTFGIADNIWTLTVLYTAMNLPIAVWMMRSFLMEVPPEILEAAHVDGATLPQTLRRVLLPVVAPGIAATALICVIFSWNEFFFAVNLTAANAATVPVFLVGFMTSEGLYWAQLSAAATLASLPVVLAGWIAQKQLVRGLSMGAVK
- a CDS encoding carbohydrate ABC transporter permease codes for the protein MTTLDAAPASEARPPTPPSTRTATAAKRKGGWIRRAPLLPALIFAIIVTQLPFLLTIFYSLQSWNLVRPGSQEFVGLANYVAVFTDSTFRTAALNTILITAGCVIIAMVIGIGLAMLLDRPFKGRGIVRTLLITPFLIMPVAGALLWETTIFHPLFGLLNFVLSPFGVDSVAWVSQYPMASVIVALVWQWTPFMMLLVLAGLQSQAKDQLEASATDGASAWQTFTLITLPHLRRYIELGLLLGSIYVVNTFDTIYLMTQGGPGTDTTNLPFYLYQRAFLGFDVGQAAALGVVVVAGTIIVATVALRVIFRSFGREEA